The following nucleotide sequence is from Tenrec ecaudatus isolate mTenEca1 chromosome X, mTenEca1.hap1, whole genome shotgun sequence.
TGAGAAGGAAGAACATAAAATAGCAGGAGAGTGGCGGAGCCTTCCTGTCTGTCCTCCCATGTGCCTATGGGGTTCCCTCATTCCCTCTTCTACCACCCAGTGAACAATTACTGCCCCCCCTCCTCCTCATCTTCTAAGAGGCCTGACACCTGGAGAATAAttcatgcttccttctcccctcttGGAAGCCATCAGGAGAGGGGCTGTTCAATTGGCTGCACTTCTGGGTCCTGGCATCAGGAGAAAGGGTTGCTATGCCCAAGTTCTTGTTCTCGCTCCTCATTTAGAAGCACCTTCTCTGTGAATATTCAAGCCATTCTTCTCCACCATCTGCCCTCCAGAAGCATCCCTGTCATCTCCTTTCCCTTACAGAGACACTAGTCCTGCCTCAGGCTACTCTCAACCCCAAGGGCTACTGGCATCCTGATCAGGGCTGGTAAACTTGGGCCCAGTCCCTGAATCTAGCCCACTAACCTGTTTTGTTAGGCTGGAATCATGGTTTCTGAAGGTCTCAGCAGGGAAGGGATCTTGGACCCTTACAGCCTTTTAGTATCTAGGTTCTTCCTACCCCCTGCCATTCCTCTGCTCCTGTGCTTACACCCTGTCCTTGTAGCCACTAAGAGCTTTTCATCTTCTGAAATCCACCAGCTGACCACAGCTGCCCCCTCCTTCACTTTCTGCCGCCCTGAGCATTCTCTCTTCTGTACCTCTCCTCATGCAGAACCTGAGACTCCTTGAGGCTGCCTTGTTCTCCTCAACTCCCAGGCTGCACattcttttgttttcctccccctccctcgccaacACCCTCAAAGCCTCAACCTTCCTGTTCCTTGCTTTGGATGAATCCCAGCACCCATCTTCAGCGGGCTCATTCTAAACAATCAAAATTGGCTAATTATTTGTTTTCCTAgaacctctagagattctccacaAGCCACAGGGCTGATGATTTTAAGGATAGACAACTCGCTGCCTCGTCTCAAAGGCTTGTGTACTCCACTTCCCCAAAGCTTCTTTAGTCTCATCTCTACCCACTCCCCTCCACCAGCCTTATGGCTTTGCCTGTTTAACCCATTTATTAGCCACTCTgttttttggtgggttttttttttttggctctttCTTCAACCAGCATCTATGTGGCAGACTTTCCCCTCACTCATATTTCTActcattattttaaaacaattttcccCTGTGGGTAAGTATATCTGTATCTGAAGGTACAAAGCAAGGCCTGAAAATACACAGCGCACACCAGAAACAGATAAACAGTTGTTACTTCTGTGGAGCGCCAAACCAGTCAGGATTGAGGGAGAGTTTGCCAAAGAATACTTCatctacttgtgtgtgtgtgtgtgtgtgtgtgtgtgtgtgtgtgtgtgaattgggtgaaggtttacagagctgatCAAACTTTATGTACTCCTTGTAAGGATATTGTATCAAGTATTGATTATTTGGGATATACAAATACTAACATATGAACCAGTTCAATACCAAGAAGTCTTCCTCAAACCTCCCAAGCAGATGAAGCAATTTCTTTTTCTGGGAtctaacagctcctcctcccccccacccccacccctgcatatTAGAGGAAAGACTGTGTTGTATTGTAATTTGTTTATGCctgtttttctcccccccccccacacacaaaaggGCACAAACTTTATTAGATTCACGCTCCAGTGCCTAACAAAGTGCCTGTCAGACCAGGTGCTCGGGGAGTGCTGAATCCAATAGATTGCCTTTGATAGTAGACCCAAAGATCTCACCAGGGGACAAACCTGCTGctagtcctgagaggtttatgagAGTCGTTTTCAGATTGTTTAAGGAAGACTATCTCTGGGAGTCTGAAATGTGGGCAGAACCTGAAAGGAATTTAGTTGTGTCAACATGAGGCAGGGATGTGGGTCAGAGCCCCACAAGACCAAGATGTATGTCAATGCTGCTGTCTCATCATTTGATGTGTTCCCGATGCCACTGTTTCCTTAGCAGTTAGTCTAAAGGCCAGGGATATCGTCTCAACCCCTGAACTTGTCAAGCCCAGCCATGTTCTGCTTCTCCAGGATGGAGTGGCAGCATGTTGTCCAAATATAGCAAGGGTCActtactgcccttgagtcaattctgactcatagtgaccccataggacagtatagaacagcacgtatgggtttctgagacactctttgtgggaggagagagcctcgtctttctcccatggagccgctggtggtgccACACTGCCGACTTTGCGGTGTACAGCCCAACGCAGAACTCCTACACCATCAGGGAGGGTCAGGGATGAAGAGAGTAGAGGATACTTGAAGTACCTTAGGGTGTCCCATATTAGCTTGGAGGGATTGAACAGCTGTCTGATGGACTTGAAGAAATCACCTAGACCGTCTTACTCTAGGCATCTGTGGTAATTTTCCAGAGAAATCAGAGGTCCTGGGTCCGAGGGTCCTTCTTAGGCCTCATTCCCCACAGGCAAAAGGCAAAGGAATGGTCTTAAGGGGTCAATTGGATTGGAGTCCGAGAGtggatgcgggggggggggggggcgggggcagcttCTCGAGTTGGGAGCATGTCTGTTTTATCACCTGCACAACCTGTGCAAGTGGCAATGAGGCTGCAGAAAGATCTTGACCAGTTTCTGCCCCTAGAATGCCCCTCTCAACCAGTTCCTGCAGTCAATCTCAAGTAGACAGCATTTCTGGAGTCTAGGGCAATGAAATGGGCAGAGGTTATGAACTTGGACCCCCAAGTAGATAACAGCAGAGGTGAGGATTAAGTGAGCTGCCTACTCATTTCACCCATCCCTTCTATCTCCGTTTGAGCTATCCACCCCAAACCCCAATGTGGGACTCAGAATTACTAAAATGACACCAGGCCAGAAGAACAACTTCAGTCGATCTCTTTGCAAtgaacatttattaatttctttaTTTACAATGCAATTGGTGGCTTTATTCCTCCATCTTTAGGGATACATGACATCAACAGTCAGAGGAAAAGTCTACTGTGAAGTCAAATTCATTCTGCCCCAGCCACAGCTCTGGAAGCTCACTGATCTGGTCCAGGCCCAGCTCCACCACCAGCGACATTAGCACCTCCTCATCCACTGGGTCTGAATCAATGATAGCAGGGCTTTGGGCAACAACAGAAGGAGAGAGTGACTCCGCCCCTCCCATGGAAGCCCCCAAATCCCAGTTTGGCAGggactctgcttcctccagttgaccTGGAGGGGGGGTATCCATCCCTTGATACTGGCTATTAAGCTTCTGCAGCTGCATACTGGCCAGCAGGTGTGGGGCAGAGTGCAGGTTGAAGGATGGGGGTTTATTGGGAGgaggggtggtcagagagcttattGGAGATGGAGATCCCGAGTAGCCAGTGGGAGCCTCACTGGCCTTGGTTCCATTTGAGGCTGCCccagggtagtgcagagtggccaCTGCTTTGTGGTCTTTCACTCCCAGGTTAGGGTAAGCCACAGAGCTCATCTCTTGGTTGGCATCCTAAAAGACAGAGAAAGTCATGCCATTGATACACCTGTCCTTGTTATCCCCTTGTCACTCATCAGGCCCTGAAAGACCCCACATCTGTTTCATTTGAAGCTAGTGGTGGAGCAGTAGTAAGAAGGATTCCTAGAGTGTTGGGCTTCCAACTTGAGGATCCTTTTGCTCCCCTGGTTCTAAGGACTGAGCTCATTCCCAAGTTCTAGTGCTAGGGCACCTGCCACCCTAAGTGTATTTGCTGCCCTCCCTCTGGCCCTCTGAGCTTACCATTCTTGCGAGgactttgtggggttttttgaCCTTCCTTTCTCTCAgcttcattttcatcattttcaaCTGAGTGATCTTTTACCAATTCTACTTTCCTGCTCTATTCTCTGCTGTCCTGCTGTCTTCCGATACTTCTAAAGGGTTCGATCTTACCACAGTTGGGCAAAGGTGGCTCTTACTCTTTCCCGAGAAAGCCCTGATGTTCCCTCTCTCCCAAAGGACACTAGCTACCACACAGGAGGGCCTCCCCTGCTACTCCACACAAGTCAATCTTTCCATCTTCCTGCGTCTCCACTTGTAAAAATGGCAAGTTACCTCCTTCACAGGTGCGGTGCCACCATTGACATCAAGTGCAGGCCTCGACATAGTTGGCATTTCCGAGCCTTGGCAGAAGTTGGATGAACTGGTGGGTGGTGACGCCGCCCGCTGGAGCGGTTGGGCTGTATGTGATGGAGAAGACATGGTAAGGGCAAAAGGCTTTACCTACTGAGAAAAAAGCACTAGCAGTGCTTGAAACAGAGCTATTCTACACATTACCAGGCAAGGACGATAAGATGTAGATCCAAGAGACTACCTGAGCAAATTTTTGCCTGAGGTCATAAAGATGCTCGATTCAGCCAACTGCCCACATCACCAGGAGGGAATACAAAAGAATATTTCCTCATACAAATGAGTTCAGAACCCCAGGTTGGAAGtaggaggagtaggggagggagataatcatccccccccacacacattctAAGGTGACTGAGTGTGTGGCAGACTGTCTTCCaaaacctccaaactcactgccatcgagtcactgctgacccatagtgactccccctgtggatttctaagacgtaactgttaatgggagtagaaagccctgtctttctcccacagaactgctggtggtttcgaactgccaaccattcagatcgcagcccaactcgtaagtcCAGAGAGGTGGGGCCTTCCTTTGGAACTGGGACAAAGTGAGGAGTCAGGTCAAGGAAGACCTAGAAACCTCTGGAGGCTGCAGTACTagacaaagaaggaaaaatgtccCCCAAGATAATGTTGTTGGGCTCCAAAGTCCTGCCTTAGGGCATGCCTGTGAAAGATCGGGACTGATCTAG
It contains:
- the CITED1 gene encoding cbp/p300-interacting transactivator 1; protein product: MPTMSRPALDVNGGTAPVKEDANQEMSSVAYPNLGVKDHKAVATLHYPGAASNGTKASEAPTGYSGSPSPISSLTTPPPNKPPSFNLHSAPHLLASMQLQKLNSQYQGMDTPPPGQLEEAESLPNWDLGASMGGAESLSPSVVAQSPAIIDSDPVDEEVLMSLVVELGLDQISELPELWLGQNEFDFTVDFSSDC